One stretch of Pedobacter riviphilus DNA includes these proteins:
- a CDS encoding S41 family peptidase produces the protein MTNSIIYLKRTTYYSIYFVILFLAILSSCKKGNKTPDYPIGSNENINTWILDSLKRYYYWNEQLPAKPNLSLSPKDFFNSIRNSSDRFSYISIPNDPSTATPSNRNFGFDYATVSDQNSAKVIGVIKLVLKDSPASRAGLKRGDYISKINGKTLTVTNAQALQTEILNSDRFSMGLAELNNNTWTDTRTVELNKGIILDQREISKVIESDGKKIGYLYFLDFNGGLASSLTPVFSNFKAEGISELILDLRYNAGGQVAEAAGICAMIAKNISFDKPFITYRGNKNGGAKTESIGTAATFDGTVNFNTLLQQNLGLSRVYILSTAATASASEVIINNLKPFIQVVLIGEKTRGKDEASFRIFDARSPKQVNWEMHPIVYKLFNAQGSGGYASGITPDIAVNEMSILPLLQLGDAADPMVKAAIASITGKAIKTSVALNHVLPESFKADHILMDSRVQSAQQSIVTTHRLK, from the coding sequence ATGACAAACTCCATAATCTACTTAAAAAGAACAACTTATTACAGTATTTATTTTGTCATTCTATTTTTAGCCATTCTGTCATCCTGCAAAAAAGGCAATAAAACCCCTGATTATCCGATTGGAAGCAATGAGAATATCAACACCTGGATACTCGATAGCCTTAAGCGATACTATTATTGGAACGAGCAATTACCTGCTAAGCCCAATCTCAGTTTATCTCCAAAAGATTTTTTTAATTCCATCCGCAATTCATCCGATCGCTTTTCTTATATCAGTATCCCGAACGATCCTTCCACCGCAACACCAAGCAATAGAAATTTTGGTTTTGATTATGCAACAGTAAGCGACCAAAACAGCGCAAAGGTTATCGGGGTCATTAAACTTGTATTAAAAGATTCTCCTGCTTCGAGAGCTGGCTTAAAGCGTGGAGATTACATCAGTAAAATTAACGGGAAAACGTTAACCGTAACCAATGCGCAAGCTTTGCAAACCGAAATATTAAACAGCGACCGCTTTTCGATGGGTTTAGCCGAGCTGAATAACAATACCTGGACAGATACACGCACGGTTGAGTTAAATAAAGGTATAATACTCGACCAACGGGAGATTAGCAAGGTGATAGAAAGTGATGGAAAAAAAATCGGTTACCTCTATTTTCTGGATTTTAATGGTGGTTTGGCCAGCTCGCTCACCCCTGTTTTCAGTAATTTTAAAGCAGAAGGCATATCCGAACTTATCCTCGATCTGCGTTATAACGCGGGTGGTCAGGTAGCAGAAGCAGCAGGCATATGTGCCATGATTGCTAAAAATATATCTTTCGACAAACCTTTTATTACCTACCGGGGCAATAAAAATGGAGGAGCCAAAACAGAATCTATCGGTACTGCAGCTACTTTCGATGGCACTGTAAATTTTAATACCCTGTTGCAGCAAAACCTTGGGCTAAGCCGGGTTTATATTTTATCAACAGCCGCCACAGCATCTGCATCGGAAGTAATAATCAATAACCTTAAACCTTTTATCCAGGTGGTGCTAATCGGCGAAAAAACAAGGGGAAAAGATGAAGCATCATTTAGGATATTTGATGCCCGAAGCCCTAAACAGGTGAACTGGGAAATGCACCCGATTGTTTATAAACTTTTTAATGCACAGGGCAGCGGTGGGTATGCTTCAGGTATCACCCCCGATATCGCAGTCAATGAAATGAGCATTTTGCCTTTGCTTCAACTGGGTGATGCTGCAGATCCGATGGTAAAAGCGGCGATCGCTTCAATCACAGGTAAAGCCATCAAAACTTCGGTTGCTTTAAATCACGTACTTCCTGAAAGCTTTAAGGCCGACCATATTTTAATGGATTCGAGGGTGCAATCTGCCCAGCAAAGTATTGTAACCACTCACCGGTTAAAGTGA